CGTGATTTCTTATTTAAGGATATGAAACAGAGAAAACATGTTGAAACCATATTAAGAAATGTATTTGAAAGATATGGCTATGGAGAAATTAAAACTCCCTTATTTGAAGATTTAACACTTTTCACTGAAAAATCTGGAGAAGCAATTAAAGAAGAAATATATCATTTTAAGGATAAAGGAAATCGGAATTTAGCACTCAGACCGGAATTAACAGCTCCAGTGGCACGTCTTTATCTTAATAAATTTCAAAAAAGTGTAAAACCAATTAAAATGTACTATTTCGGCAGTTGTTTTAGATATGAAAGGCCGCAGGCTGGAAGATTCAGACAGTTCTGGCAATTTGGGTGTGAACTTATTGGAGGGAAATCTCCAGAAGCTGAAGCAGAAGTTATGGCAATGGCAGCTCATGCCCTTGATGAAATGGGCTTAAAAAATTATGAGTTTCACATTGGAAACCTCGGGATCATCAGAAGCCTTTTAAAAGACGCAGATATTCCTGATAGCAGCGAGGAGCAGATAATGAGTTTAATTGATAAAGGAGATGTAGAAGAACTTAAAAACCTTTTAAATAATCCAAAATTTCCTGAATCACTTAAAGAGATCCTCTTAAAATTAATTGGAATTAAAGGACATAATGAAGTTATAGATGAAGTTAGAAACATCATTAAAAACTGTAAAGGTGCTTTTAAATCCCTGGACGATCTTGAAGAACTTTTAAATCTTCTTGAAACATTTGGATTTACTGATTACGTTGTAGATCTCGGAATAGCACGGGGATTGGATTATTACACTGGAATTGTGTTTGAGATTTATGTCCGTGGCCTGGGAGCACAAAAACAAATAAGTGGTGGGGGAACCTATAATTTAATAGAGATATTTGGCGGTGAGCCAGTAGAATCCACAGGATTTGCTTTTGGATTTGACAGGGTTATGGAAGCCCTCAAAATACAGGAAGCAGCTATTCCAGTTGACGGGCATGTAGATACATTTGTAGCTCCATTATCCTTTGATATGAGGGAACATGCATTTAAAATAGCCCAGGAGTTAAGACGAAATGGAATTTCCACTGATGTTGACCTTGCAAGAAAAAAATTAAAGAAATCATTGACATATGCTGATAACCTGGGGGCAAAATATGTCGTTTTGGTTGGAGCAAGAGATATTGAAGCAGGAAAAGTTACAATAAGAAACATGGAATCTGGAGATCAAAGATTGGTCGACATAGACACCATATCTCAGGAATTAAAGGATGAAATTTAATGGAATGATTATATGGGTACTGAATGTAATTTAAATTTCAGACACAAAGCAGGAGACCAGGAACTTGTAATAGCAATAGCCCAGGATTATAGAACACATGAAGTTCTAATGGCAGCATATATGAACCGGGAAGCATTCCAAAAGACTGTGGAGACAAAAAAAGCCCATTACTGGAGTACTTCACGACAAAAAATCTGGCTCAAAGGTGAAAGCTCTGGTAATTTCCAGGAAGTCCATGAAATACTTGTAGACTGCGATGAGGATGCTATTCTTTTGAAGATAAGTCAAAAGGGTGGAGCATGTCATGAAGGGTATGAGTCATGCTTTTTCAGGAAATTGGAAGATGGTAAATTGGAAATTGTAGGAAATAGGGTTTTTGATCCTGATGAAGTATATAATAAAGGTTAAAATTAATTGTTATTTAATTTAAAAAGTTATGGAGAGAAAAATAATGAGAATAGTTCCAGATACCAGTGTTATTGTAGATGGGAGAATTACCAAGATAGTTCAGGAAGATGAATTTAAAGGCTGTGAAGTAGTGATCCCTGAAGCAGTTGTATCTGAATTAGAAAACCAGGCAAATCGAGGAAGAGAAACAGGGTTCAATGGTTTGGAAGAATTAAAAAACTTGCAGGAATTATACAGTGAAGGTAAGATTGACCTGATATATGTTGGAAAAAGACCAACACTTGAGCAGATTTCTCTTGCAAGGGGTGGAGAAATAGATGCAATGATCAGAGATACAGCTCAGGATAACGATGCAACCCTGATTACAAGTGATAAAGTCCAGATGGAAGTGGCAAAAGCCCATGGGCTTGAAGTGATTTATCTAAAACCAGAAATGGTTGAATATAAAGATCTGCAAATAACCAGGTATTTCGATAAAAACACCATGTCTGTCCATTTAAAAGAGGACGTGGTTCCAATGGCAAAGAAAGGGACACCTGGAAACATAAAACTTACAAAAATAGGCTCAAAACCCTTATCATATCCTGAAATTGAGGGCATGGCCAGAGAAATTGTTGAAAGAGCTAAGAGTGACTTTAAAAGCTTTATTGAAATAGAGCGAGAAGGGGCTACAGTTGTACAGTTTAGAGAATATCGTATTTCCATTGCAAGGCCTCCATTTTCTGATGGATTTGAAATTACAGTTGTAAGACCTGTAGCAAAGGTCTCATTAAGTGATTACAGCCTTCCAAATAAACTTATTGGAAGGTTAAGGGAAAGAGCTAAAGGTATACTAATTTCAGGGCCACCAGGAGCTGGAAAAACTACATTTGCCCAGGCAGTTGCAGAATTTTACAGTCATGACCTTAATTCAGTTGTTAAAACAATGGAATCTCCAAGAGATCTTCAGGTAGGGGCAGAAATTACACAATACGCCCCTTTAGAACGTAGTATGGAAAAAACAGCAGATATTTTACTCCTTGTGCGTCCAGATTATACAATCTATGACGAATTAAGAAAAACAAGGGACTTTAAGATATTTGCAGATATGAGACTTGCAGGAGTAGGGATGATAGGTGTTGTGCACGCTACAAGACCTATAGATGCTATTCAAAGGGTTATTGGAAGAGTTGAACTTGGAATTATACCTTCAATTGTTGATACAACTATTTTCATTAACAATGGGAATGTTGCTGCAGTATATGATGTTTCACTGACTGTGAAAGTTCCAAGCGGGATGATAGAAGCAGATCTGGCAAGGCCAGTGATAGAAATCAGAGATTTTGACACCGGTGACCTTGTAAACGAGATATACACATACGGTGAACAAACAATTGTAATGGAAGTTAAGGCAACATCCTACGAAAAAACACCGGTTCAAAAAATTGCAGAACGTGAAATAATCAAGGAAATTAAAAAAACCGTTCCTGGTGCATACATTGAAGTTGATATGAAATCTGATAAACGTGCTACAGTCTGGATGGACGAAGAACATATTCCAAGACTCATTGGTAAAAAGGGAAAGACCATTGAAGAGGTTGAAAAACGAATTGGAATCAGTATTGGTGTTGAACCATTCCAGGTAAGACAGATTGAGGAAAAATTTGGCGTGGATGTTGAAATTGCAGGAAATTATGTGGTTCTTAATTTTGGGAAGGATAACATAGGAACACCTTTTGACATTTTAGTGGATGGTGACTACATATTTACTGCCACTGTGGGTAAAAAGGGAACCATAAAAATTAAAAAAGACATTGAACTTGCAGCCATTATACTGGATGCCATTAAAACAGGTATTCCCATAGAAGCAAGGATAAGGAACGAATAATATTTTTGAGGTGATGTAACTGAAAATAGGAGTATCAACACTGGCACTATTTCCAATGTCCATTGAAGACATCCTGGATTACATAGAAAGCATTAAAATAAGATATGTTGAAATAATAATGGAATATCCTTATCATGAAATTGATTCAGATTTAATAAATTCTTATGATCTTAAAACAAGTGTTCATTCTCCTCTTTCAGATATTAATATTGCCTCTTTAAACGAATCCATAAGAAAAGCATCAGTCAGGGAAATTAAAGATTCAATTGATCTGGCATCTAAAATAGATGCTTCTGTGGTGGTTGTTCATCCCGGACACATGGCATTTTTGGTAAGGGAATTCAAGGATGAATTAATGCAAAGCAGCCTTAAATCCCTTAAAGAATGTTTAAAACATGCTGAAGAATATGGTATAAAATTATGCGTCGAAAACATGCCTGAAATGGATGGGATGATCTGTAAGAGTCTTGAAGAGCTTTATGAGCTAACTCAAAAAACAGGGGTTTCAATGGCCCTTGATGTTGGCCATGCCCATAGCATGGGTTTATCAATTGATGAAATGCTTAAATACGATAATATTGGGCACATACATTTAAGTGACAATGACGGTTCTTTTGATAACCACGATGCAATCGGCAGTAAAAACATAGACTTTAAATCATTATTTAAAG
This sequence is a window from Methanobacterium sp.. Protein-coding genes within it:
- the hisS gene encoding histidine--tRNA ligase, with protein sequence MEISRPRGTRDFLFKDMKQRKHVETILRNVFERYGYGEIKTPLFEDLTLFTEKSGEAIKEEIYHFKDKGNRNLALRPELTAPVARLYLNKFQKSVKPIKMYYFGSCFRYERPQAGRFRQFWQFGCELIGGKSPEAEAEVMAMAAHALDEMGLKNYEFHIGNLGIIRSLLKDADIPDSSEEQIMSLIDKGDVEELKNLLNNPKFPESLKEILLKLIGIKGHNEVIDEVRNIIKNCKGAFKSLDDLEELLNLLETFGFTDYVVDLGIARGLDYYTGIVFEIYVRGLGAQKQISGGGTYNLIEIFGGEPVESTGFAFGFDRVMEALKIQEAAIPVDGHVDTFVAPLSFDMREHAFKIAQELRRNGISTDVDLARKKLKKSLTYADNLGAKYVVLVGARDIEAGKVTIRNMESGDQRLVDIDTISQELKDEI
- the hisI gene encoding phosphoribosyl-AMP cyclohydrolase; translated protein: MGTECNLNFRHKAGDQELVIAIAQDYRTHEVLMAAYMNREAFQKTVETKKAHYWSTSRQKIWLKGESSGNFQEVHEILVDCDEDAILLKISQKGGACHEGYESCFFRKLEDGKLEIVGNRVFDPDEVYNKG
- a CDS encoding PINc/VapC family ATPase, producing the protein MRIVPDTSVIVDGRITKIVQEDEFKGCEVVIPEAVVSELENQANRGRETGFNGLEELKNLQELYSEGKIDLIYVGKRPTLEQISLARGGEIDAMIRDTAQDNDATLITSDKVQMEVAKAHGLEVIYLKPEMVEYKDLQITRYFDKNTMSVHLKEDVVPMAKKGTPGNIKLTKIGSKPLSYPEIEGMAREIVERAKSDFKSFIEIEREGATVVQFREYRISIARPPFSDGFEITVVRPVAKVSLSDYSLPNKLIGRLRERAKGILISGPPGAGKTTFAQAVAEFYSHDLNSVVKTMESPRDLQVGAEITQYAPLERSMEKTADILLLVRPDYTIYDELRKTRDFKIFADMRLAGVGMIGVVHATRPIDAIQRVIGRVELGIIPSIVDTTIFINNGNVAAVYDVSLTVKVPSGMIEADLARPVIEIRDFDTGDLVNEIYTYGEQTIVMEVKATSYEKTPVQKIAEREIIKEIKKTVPGAYIEVDMKSDKRATVWMDEEHIPRLIGKKGKTIEEVEKRIGISIGVEPFQVRQIEEKFGVDVEIAGNYVVLNFGKDNIGTPFDILVDGDYIFTATVGKKGTIKIKKDIELAAIILDAIKTGIPIEARIRNE
- a CDS encoding sugar phosphate isomerase/epimerase family protein, whose amino-acid sequence is MSIEDILDYIESIKIRYVEIIMEYPYHEIDSDLINSYDLKTSVHSPLSDINIASLNESIRKASVREIKDSIDLASKIDASVVVVHPGHMAFLVREFKDELMQSSLKSLKECLKHAEEYGIKLCVENMPEMDGMICKSLEELYELTQKTGVSMALDVGHAHSMGLSIDEMLKYDNIGHIHLSDNDGSFDNHDAIGSKNIDFKSLFKGLKRIKFDGVCVIEVKKQDEILESLDYIKKLNY